The following proteins are co-located in the Triticum aestivum cultivar Chinese Spring chromosome 1A, IWGSC CS RefSeq v2.1, whole genome shotgun sequence genome:
- the LOC123041840 gene encoding IQ domain-containing protein IQM1 translates to MGLYRRTWSGVLGTEISSPRTHKFDMVNKIPAPWDEQKKNMTLKSQGQEHLFSKATLMHSVSFKQWRGGEESTGSVQNKSKQSLVNGIQDRRNSDALSPNVSSSPKCELDAAAVKLQKVYKSYRTRRNLADCAVVVEELWWKALDFASLKHSSISFFNGGKPETAASRWARARTRAAKVGKGLSKNGKAQKLALQHWLEAIDPRHRYGHNLHIYYDVWSRSESTEPFFYWLDIGEGKEINLENCPRSKLQGQCVKYLGPQERQHYEVVIEGGKLMFKQTGVLVHTSDDSKWIFVLSTTKAFYVGQKKKGSFQHSSFLAGGAITCAGRLVVKDGILKAIWPYSGHYLPTEDNFRDFIRFLQENDVSLTDVKKSDVDKHDEYPLLSNSDAQPEHVENNDAAGAAAQDLTEVEIDGVLTGEAYHGSADHDDMSDAEEDAGTPVDSHTTDTEEEEEANNISEQRPPASVDRSKNHQTCRWSTGTGPRIRCVRDYPQDLQSRALEHVNLSPRLAGSPSRKRDPVPSPRPSPGMILSPRLASVGFQPRTVSLTLPDFKRSRLQ, encoded by the exons ATGGGATTGTATCGTCGCACGTGGTCTGGAGTTCTTGGCACAGAGATCTCCAGTCCGAGGACACACAAATTCGACATGGTTAACAAAATCCCAGCTCCTTGGGATGAACAGAAGAAGAACATGACACTGAAATCACAAGGCCAAGAACATCTCTTCTCCAAGGCCACACTGATGCACTCTGTGAGTTTCAAACAGTGGCGAGGAGGAGAGGAATCCACAGGTTCAGTTCAGAATAAGAGCAAACAGAGCCTGGTAAATGGCATCCAAGACCGACGCAACTCTGACGCATTGAGCCCCAATGTTTCATCCAGCCCCAAATGTGAGCTTGATGCCGCAGCCGTGAAACTTCAAAAGGTTTACAAGAGTTACCGGACCAGGAGAAACCTCGCCGACTGCGCAGTCGTCGTAGAGGAGCTATG GTGGAAAGCACTGGACTTTGCATCACTGAAGCACAGCTCGATATCGTTCTTCAACGGCGGAAAGCCCGAAACGGCGGCGTCGCGGTGGGCGAGGGCAAGGACAAGAGCGGCTAAG GTTGGCAAGGGGTTATCTAAGAACGGGAAGGCTCAGAAGCTGGCATTGCAGCACTGGCTCGAAGCT ATTGACCCTAGGCATCGATATGGGCACAATTTGCATATCTATTATGATGTCTGGTCCAGGAGTGAGAGTACGGAGCCCTTTTTCTATTG GTTAGACATTGGGGAGGGCAAAGAAATAAATCTTGAGAATTGCCCTAGGAGTAAACTTCAGGGGCAGTGCGTCAAGTACCTTGGACCA CAAGAGAGGCAACACTATGAAGTTGTTATTGAGGGTGGCAAACTTATGTTCAAACAAACCGGGGTTCTTGTGCACACTTCGGATGACTCCAAGTGGATTTTTGTCCTCAGCACCACAAAGGCATTCTATGTTGGCCAG AAGAAGAAAGGATCGTTTCAGCATTCCAGCTTCCTAGCTGGTGGAGCCATAACATGTGCTGGACGATTGGTGGTCAAAGATGGAATTCTCAAG GCAATATGGCCATACAGTGGCCACTACCTTCCAACGGAAGACAACTTCAGAGATTTCATTCGCTTCCTTCAGGAGAACGACGTTAGCCTCACCGATGTCAAG AAATCTGATGTCGACAAACATGACGAGTACCCGTTGCTGAGCAACTCTGACGCTCAGCCTGAACATGTTGAGAATAACGATGCAGCAGGTGCCGCTGCTCAAGATCTGACAGAAGTTGAGATAGACGGCGTCCTCACCGGCGAGGCATATCATGGATCGGCCGACCACGATGACATGAGCGATGCTGAGGAAGATGCCGGCACTCCGGTGGACTCCCACACCACCgacaccgaagaagaagaagaggccaaTAATATTTCAGAGCAGCGGCCGCCTGCAAGTGTCGATCGTAGCAAGAACCATCAGACGTGCCGGTGGTCGACGGGCACCGGTCCACGCATCCGGTGCGTGCGCGACTACCCGCAGGACCTCCAGTCCAGGGCCCTCGAGCACGTCAACCTCTCGCCCAGGCTCGCCGGCTCGCCGTCGAGGAAGAGGGACCCGGTGCCCTCGCCGCGCCCCAGCCCGGGGATGATACTCTCGCCGAGGCTCGCGTCCGTCGGGTTCCAGCCCCGGACGGTGTCTCTCACGCTCCCAGACTTCAAGAGGAGCAGATTGCAGTGA